In one window of Neofelis nebulosa isolate mNeoNeb1 chromosome 15, mNeoNeb1.pri, whole genome shotgun sequence DNA:
- the RNF2 gene encoding E3 ubiquitin-protein ligase RING2 encodes MSQAVQTNGTQPLSKTWELSLYELQRTPQEAITDGLEIVVSPRSLHSELMCPICLDMLKNTMTTKECLHRFCADCIITALRSGNKECPTCRKKLVSKRSLRPDPNFDALISKIYPSRDEYEAHQERVLARINKHNNQQALSHSIEEGLKIQAMNRLQRGKKQQIENGSGAEDNGDSSHCSNASTHSNQEAGPSNKRTKTSDDSGLELDNNNATVAIDPVMDGASEIELVFRPHPTLMEKDDSAQTRYIKTSGNATVDHLSKYLAVRLALEELRSKGESNQMNLDTASEKQYTIYIATASGQFTVLNGSFSLELVSEKYWKVNKPMELYYAPTKEHK; translated from the exons GAGGCAATAACAGATGGCTTGGAAATTGTGGTTTCACCCCGAAGTCTACACAGTGAATTAATGTGCCCAATTTGTTTGGATATGTTGAAGAACACCATGACTACAAAGGAGTGTTTACATCGTTTTTGTGCAGACTGCATTATCACAGCCCTCAGAAGTGG CAATAAAGAATGCCCTACCTGTCGGAAAAAGCTAGTTTCTAAAAGATCACTAAGGCCAGACCCAAACTTTGATGCACTCATCAGCAAAATTTATCCAAGTCGTGATGAGTATGAAGCTCATCAAGAGAGGGTATTAGCCAGGATCAACAAGCACAATAACCAGCAAGCACTCAGTCACAGCATTGAGGAAGGACTGAAGATACAGGCCATGAACAG ATTACAGCGAGGCAAGAAACAACAGATTGAAAATGGTAGTGGAGCAGAAGACAATGGTGACAGTTCTCACTGTAGTAATGCATCCACACACAGTAATCAGGAAGCAGGACCTAGTAACAAACGGACCAAAACATCTGATGATTCCGGGCTTGAGCTTGATAATAACAATGCAACAGTGGCAATTGATCCAGTAATGGATGGTGCTAGTGAAATTGAATTAGTATTCAGGCCTCATCCTACACTAATGGAAAAAGATGATAGTGCACAGACAAG atacATAAAGACTTCAGGTAATGCCACTGTTGATCACTTATCCAAGTATCTGGCTGTGAGGTTAGCTTTGGAAGAACTTCGAAGCAAAGGAGAATCAAACCAGATGAACCTTGATACAGCCAGTGAGAAGCAGTATACCATTTACATAGCAACAGCCAGTGGGCAGTTCACT gtaTTAAATggctctttttctttggaattggTCAGTGAGAAATACTGGAAAGTGAACAAACCCATGGAACTTTATTATGCACCCACAAAGGAGCACAAATGA